One Ricinus communis isolate WT05 ecotype wild-type chromosome 1, ASM1957865v1, whole genome shotgun sequence DNA window includes the following coding sequences:
- the LOC125371096 gene encoding LOW QUALITY PROTEIN: ribosomal protein S12, mitochondrial (The sequence of the model RefSeq protein was modified relative to this genomic sequence to represent the inferred CDS: substituted 3 bases at 3 genomic stop codons): protein MPTLNQLILHGGEEKQHKDCTQASDQCPXNQGVRPRVSTITLKIPNSALRKIAKVQLSNXHDIFVQIPSEGHNLXEHSMFLIRGGRAKDLPSVKSHCIREVKHLLGILDQRRGRSKYGAKKPKSI, encoded by the coding sequence ATGCCTACACTAAATCAATTGATTCTTCATGGTGGAGAAGAAAAACAGCATAAGGACTGTACTCAAGCTTCGGATCAATGTCCCTAAAATCAAGGAGTACGCCCGCGTGTTTCGACGATAACACTGAAAATACCTAATTCAGCTCTACGTAAGATAGCTAAAGTACAGTTGAGCAATTGACATGATATATTTGTTCAGATTCCAAGCGAAGGTCATAATTTGTAGGAACATTCTATGTTCTTAATAAGAGGAGGTAGAGCAAAAGATTTGCCAAGTGTCAAATCCCATTGTATTCGAGAAGTCAAGCATTTGCTAGGAATTCTAGATCAAAGAAGAGGTAGATCAAAATATGGTGCGAAAAAACCAAAATCGATATGA
- the LOC125371097 gene encoding LOW QUALITY PROTEIN: NADH-ubiquinone oxidoreductase chain 3 (The sequence of the model RefSeq protein was modified relative to this genomic sequence to represent the inferred CDS: deleted 2 bases in 1 codon; substituted 1 base at 1 genomic stop codon), translating to MSEFAPISIYLVISPLVFLIPPGVPFPFASCSSTYPENLSAYECGFDPSDDARSHFDIRFYLVSILFIILDPKVTFFFPCAVPSNKTDLFGFXSMMAFLLILMIRSLYEWKMGDSD from the exons ATGTCAGAATTTGCacctatt tctatttatttagtgATCAGTCCACTAGTTTTTTTGATCCCACCTGGTGTTCCTTTTCCATTTGCTTCTTGTAGTTCAACCTATCCAGAAAATCTATCAGCCTACGAATGTGGTTTTGATCCTTCCGATGATGCCAGAAGTCATTTCGATATACGATTCTAtcttgtttcaattttatttattatcctTGATCCGAAAgtaacttttttctttccttgcgCAGTACCTTCCAACAAGACTGATCTGTTTGGATTTTAGTCCATGATGgcctttttattgattttgatgatTAGGTCTCTCTATGAATGGAAAATGGGTGATTCGGATTGA